The following proteins are encoded in a genomic region of Amphiura filiformis chromosome 11, Afil_fr2py, whole genome shotgun sequence:
- the LOC140164023 gene encoding histamine N-methyltransferase-like — MATTDSIFSVLDDEDHFLKCFGVFRKRLQEKDMTSEDWLANIVTDVRPKVVQSVDQSTKGTLKALGVGSGDGRTEDYFLSHIEGDFAQIHQSLVEPNRLLAEQHKKNTQQTNKKNVTYDWNVQTLEEYMEEMKGFKYHLISAIHSLYHMTNPEESLGFLYDQLEENGNLLIVLRSEKSVAGLIAPGIPSQYNKIIIESSRFVLDYFDARGIPYDLHVRDLTLDVSGCLDKVIPEEASLLLDFLTHVKDFCKAPLPPGIKDSVFSALRETVENSSKSQGVIYPYHCIVVQRRHGQ, encoded by the exons ATGGCCACTACTGATTCAATATTTAGTGTTTTGGACGATGAAGAtcactttttaaaatgtttcggTGTATTCCGGAAAAGACTTCAAGAAAAAGACATGACGAGTGAAGATTGGCTGGCTAATATCGTTACTGATGTACGACCCAAGGTTGTTCAGAGTGTTGATCAATCTACCAAAGGAACACTTAAAGCTCTGGGTGTAGGGAGTGGTGATG GGCGAACAGAAGATTACTTCCTTTCTCACATCGAAGGTGATTTTGCGCAAATTCACCAATCCTTGGTTGAACCAAACAGACTCTTAGCAGAACAGCATAAGAAAAACACACAGCAAACTAATAAGAAGAATGTGACATATGACTGGAATGTGCAGACACTAGAAGAATACATGGAGGAAATGAAAGGTTTCAAGTATCACCTTATCAGCGCTATTCACAGCCTGTATCACATGACTAATCCAGAGGAGTCTCTTGGATTCTTGTACGACCAACTCGAAGAAAATGGGAACCTTTTGATTGTGTTAAGATCAG aAAAGAGTGTCGCTGGTCTCATTGCTCCTGGGATACCTTCCCAATACAACAAAATCATAATTGAATCGTCTCGGTTTGTTCTTGACTACTTTGATGCCAGAGGTATCCCGTATGACCTTCACGTCCGTGATTTAACCTTAGACGTGAGCGGATGTCTTGACAAGGTCATCCCAGAGGAAGCTTCCCTACTTCTCGATTTCCTGACTCACGTCAAAGATTTCTGTAAAGCACCCTTACCACCAGGGATTAAGGACAGCGTGTTTTCAGCTTTACGGGAGACTGTAGAAAATTCATCAAAGTCGCAAGGAGTTATATACCCATACCATTGTATCGTAGTCCAACGTCGGCATGGTCAATAA